In Pelosinus sp. UFO1, one genomic interval encodes:
- a CDS encoding ASCH domain-containing protein produces the protein MKAITILQPWASLIACGAKQIETRSWSTKYRGKIAIHAGQGWGQWQRDIAFTDTFKNVLQFPILGKYYGAVIAIANLVDCLKVVGRISLTIGDQKRVAAILENDVKVMGNEYAFGDYTPGRYAWILANIQAIDPIPARGQQRLWNWAGDTAFHGEGE, from the coding sequence ATGAAAGCAATAACCATCCTGCAACCGTGGGCGAGTCTAATTGCCTGCGGTGCAAAGCAGATAGAGACTAGATCATGGTCAACTAAGTATCGGGGTAAGATTGCGATTCATGCGGGACAAGGTTGGGGGCAGTGGCAAAGAGATATTGCTTTTACAGATACTTTTAAAAATGTCTTGCAGTTCCCAATACTAGGTAAATATTATGGTGCAGTCATTGCAATAGCCAACCTAGTAGATTGCCTCAAAGTAGTTGGAAGAATATCGCTTACAATAGGCGATCAGAAGCGTGTTGCTGCCATATTAGAAAACGATGTAAAGGTAATGGGAAATGAATATGCATTTGGTGATTATACACCAGGTCGTTATGCGTGGATATTAGCCAACATACAAGCAATAGACCCAATACCAGCTAGAGGGCAGCAAAGGCTTTGGAATTGGGCGGGTGATACCGCCTTTCATGGGGAGGGAGAATGA
- a CDS encoding DUF5651 domain-containing protein, which yields MNNYLSSSEKAQFIRTICMSDVLKDAIDIYAGLESTDKAFLSELRHGKTRINKAIAYRRSALDKEADEKLTASVAKLHPMFLPTPEAKKAHKEILELQTTLPMNVEDFQDWYSFVIETTCKTCTRADYEECPARRVLNKYEVFPFDPEAKNKCQYSYAMPEENEIASLGIVSAVTSNDTGETLAKIQDDCECVELREAKQQINIMENDYKALYERNRNLIQQVEELTIEQINDSLECDSEEETGDYMSIEILLNTGEKPSMCLPARMVECLMEEIKRPNRLTRSICSQHVNDELITIDMQNVVAIHVTGLPELDWIRPQPVYEYTTEQERYRVECKCGAEYFCNMNPSRPKARCRDCQSIVYADRGAGKVVDPCNTTGATLLTNRYYVEDKPKVSEHIENSSGHDLREISKNNGRGYKDPCKIL from the coding sequence ATGAACAATTATTTATCAAGCAGTGAAAAAGCGCAATTCATACGGACCATATGCATGAGCGACGTTCTTAAAGATGCAATCGATATCTATGCAGGACTCGAAAGCACGGATAAAGCGTTTTTATCCGAACTACGGCACGGTAAAACGAGAATAAATAAAGCCATTGCTTACCGCCGTAGTGCATTAGATAAAGAAGCCGACGAAAAATTAACTGCTTCAGTAGCTAAATTGCATCCAATGTTTCTGCCTACACCTGAGGCCAAGAAAGCTCACAAAGAAATATTGGAACTACAAACTACGTTACCGATGAATGTAGAAGACTTTCAGGACTGGTACTCCTTTGTGATAGAGACAACCTGCAAAACTTGCACCAGGGCGGATTACGAAGAGTGCCCGGCACGTAGGGTTTTAAATAAATATGAAGTATTTCCGTTTGATCCTGAGGCAAAAAACAAATGCCAGTACAGTTATGCCATGCCAGAAGAAAACGAGATTGCCAGTCTAGGAATTGTATCTGCCGTTACATCTAACGACACCGGGGAAACCCTAGCAAAAATACAAGATGATTGTGAATGTGTAGAACTGAGAGAAGCCAAGCAGCAAATTAACATAATGGAAAATGATTATAAAGCCCTATATGAAAGGAATAGAAACCTTATTCAGCAAGTGGAAGAATTAACCATTGAACAAATAAACGATAGCCTTGAATGTGATAGCGAAGAGGAAACAGGCGATTACATGTCAATTGAAATTCTACTCAACACTGGGGAAAAGCCTTCAATGTGTCTGCCAGCGCGAATGGTTGAATGCCTCATGGAAGAAATTAAACGTCCCAATCGTTTAACACGTAGCATTTGCTCTCAGCATGTAAATGACGAATTAATAACAATTGATATGCAGAATGTTGTCGCTATACATGTAACTGGACTACCGGAACTAGACTGGATTAGACCGCAGCCAGTATATGAATATACAACAGAACAAGAAAGGTACCGCGTAGAGTGTAAATGTGGAGCCGAGTATTTTTGCAATATGAATCCTAGTAGACCAAAAGCCCGCTGCCGTGATTGTCAAAGTATTGTTTACGCGGATCGAGGGGCGGGTAAGGTAGTTGATCCATGTAATACAACAGGGGCAACATTATTAACAAATCGTTACTATGTTGAGGACAAGCCAAAAGTTAGTGAGCACATAGAAAATTCTTCAGGGCATGATCTAAGAGAGATTAGTAAAAATAATGGGCGTGGTTATAAAGATCCATGCAAAATCCTATAA
- a CDS encoding ribbon-helix-helix domain-containing protein, translating to MGELKHRGHFSTTVPIWQIDSIRKLSTETKIPISRLTEEAFDYLLTKYGIVEKKNLPG from the coding sequence ATGGGAGAATTAAAACATAGAGGGCATTTTAGTACTACTGTACCAATTTGGCAAATTGATTCAATTAGAAAATTATCTACTGAAACAAAGATACCAATATCACGATTGACAGAGGAAGCTTTTGATTATTTATTAACGAAGTATGGCATAGTTGAGAAAAAGAACCTACCAGGTTAA
- a CDS encoding ParA family protein gives METTSIVNNKGGVGKTTTAVNLSHILSQYFNKKVLLIDLDPQGNATKFLEMQHHNVTIANVLTERIDIRNAIYHTEYENLDIITANKELKDAFEIITKDDNIIGKNMILKNALSQVQNEYDFCFIDNSPYLTIGTDNALVASDEVIVPLNIDIYGFWGLNQLTDLIQTARETNPSLFFRGCLVTKYVKDETSEEYREGLKNQDNYPVFATHIRDTKKMRESTFSKEPIAEYSRRSSAAVDYMKLAEEYLKS, from the coding sequence ATGGAAACAACATCTATCGTAAACAACAAAGGCGGCGTAGGTAAAACAACAACAGCCGTAAATCTAAGTCATATTTTAAGTCAATATTTTAATAAAAAGGTGCTTTTAATAGATTTAGATCCACAAGGTAACGCGACAAAATTCCTTGAGATGCAGCACCATAATGTAACTATTGCCAATGTATTGACCGAACGAATAGATATTAGAAATGCAATTTATCATACAGAATATGAAAACCTTGATATCATTACAGCCAATAAAGAATTAAAAGATGCATTTGAAATTATTACCAAGGACGACAATATTATCGGGAAAAATATGATTTTAAAGAATGCATTAAGCCAAGTACAGAATGAATATGATTTTTGCTTTATTGACAATTCGCCATATCTAACCATTGGTACAGATAATGCATTGGTCGCCAGTGACGAAGTGATTGTACCATTAAACATAGACATCTATGGATTTTGGGGACTAAATCAGCTTACAGACCTAATTCAAACGGCAAGAGAAACAAACCCTTCTTTATTCTTTCGAGGTTGTCTAGTGACCAAGTATGTAAAAGATGAAACGAGCGAGGAATACCGGGAAGGACTAAAAAATCAAGATAATTACCCTGTCTTTGCTACACACATTCGAGATACTAAGAAAATGAGAGAGAGCACATTTTCTAAAGAACCGATTGCCGAATACTCGCGCAGAAGTTCCGCGGCAGTTGACTATATGAAACTAGCCGAAGAATATCTGAAAAGTTAA
- a CDS encoding helix-turn-helix domain-containing protein, with protein MDKFSEVVVEQLKDQKISIPDFAKQIGFSATYTYNLLNGNKRWNADSTAMACKVLKLEIEFKRAEGA; from the coding sequence GTGGATAAGTTTTCTGAAGTTGTAGTTGAACAACTAAAAGATCAAAAGATTAGTATTCCTGACTTTGCCAAGCAAATAGGCTTTTCGGCTACATATACTTACAACTTGTTAAATGGTAATAAGCGATGGAACGCTGATTCAACGGCTATGGCATGTAAAGTTTTAAAACTAGAAATAGAATTTAAAAGAGCGGAAGGAGCGTAA
- a CDS encoding single-stranded DNA-binding protein has protein sequence MNKVIIVGRLTRDPEVRYTQTGKAVASFSVAVDTGYGENKRADFIPVVVWDKLAEVCGNNLTKGRRVLVEGRLQIRDYEKDGIKRRAADVVAQNIEFLDTKNPSTHTAASSNGTTASDKKSPMDNFGYEVLPDDEIPF, from the coding sequence TTGAACAAAGTAATCATAGTCGGGCGACTAACCCGCGATCCAGAAGTCAGATACACCCAAACGGGAAAAGCAGTAGCTTCTTTTAGTGTGGCGGTAGATACAGGGTATGGTGAAAATAAACGCGCTGATTTTATTCCTGTTGTAGTATGGGACAAGTTGGCCGAGGTTTGTGGAAACAACCTTACAAAAGGTCGTCGTGTACTAGTGGAAGGGCGTTTACAAATCCGTGATTATGAAAAAGACGGAATTAAACGACGTGCTGCTGATGTAGTTGCCCAAAACATAGAATTTTTAGATACCAAGAATCCATCAACCCATACAGCTGCATCAAGTAACGGTACTACTGCATCTGATAAAAAAAGTCCAATGGATAATTTTGGGTACGAAGTACTTCCAGACGATGAAATCCCTTTTTAG
- the sigE gene encoding RNA polymerase sporulation sigma factor SigE has translation MRMTWSIVKIVIKLKMIGILQWLGILETDEVFYVGSTEVLPPPLSNDEEVFLLNRLQKGELGVKSIFIERNLRLVVYIARKFENTGVGIEDLVSIGTIGLIKAVNTFDPVKRIKLATYASRCIENEILMYLRRNSKTRAEVSFDEPLNIDWDGNELLLSDVLGTENDIIYKSVEEEVDKTLLHAAMNKLCGRERRIMELRFGLHDDGLERTQKEVADMLGISQSYISRLEKRILKKMKKEMMRMG, from the coding sequence ATGCGCATGACATGGTCTATAGTTAAAATAGTAATTAAACTTAAAATGATTGGTATATTACAGTGGCTTGGAATATTAGAAACGGATGAGGTTTTTTACGTTGGTAGTACAGAAGTTCTGCCTCCCCCTTTAAGTAATGATGAAGAAGTATTTCTATTAAATCGTTTGCAAAAAGGTGAATTAGGAGTAAAAAGTATTTTTATCGAGAGGAATCTACGCTTAGTCGTTTACATTGCTCGTAAGTTCGAAAATACAGGTGTTGGCATTGAAGATTTAGTCAGCATCGGTACCATTGGCCTAATTAAAGCTGTCAATACATTCGATCCTGTCAAACGCATAAAATTAGCTACCTATGCTTCAAGGTGTATTGAAAATGAAATATTGATGTATCTTAGACGCAATAGTAAAACAAGAGCAGAAGTATCATTTGATGAACCTCTAAATATTGATTGGGATGGAAATGAACTACTATTATCCGATGTATTGGGTACTGAAAACGATATTATTTATAAATCTGTAGAGGAGGAAGTCGATAAAACTTTATTACATGCTGCGATGAATAAACTATGTGGTCGAGAACGGCGTATTATGGAATTAAGATTTGGACTACATGATGATGGGCTAGAGCGTACCCAAAAAGAGGTAGCAGATATGCTAGGGATATCACAGTCTTACATATCTAGACTAGAGAAACGAATCTTAAAAAAGATGAAAAAAGAAATGATGCGGATGGGTTAA
- the spoIIGA gene encoding sigma-E processing peptidase SpoIIGA has translation MYIYADVLFIINIMMNSSILLLTAWTAGITYKIWRILLAAAIGSCYVLFSMLANADILNTAFVKIAMSLLLVLISFGYQSRRKLLLLLGSFYIVSFILGGAIVGWLYFWHTNHHMDTFTTVLMKLSWENLLFGGCLGIFLIVSIVRSMLLGKKHCQNLYQTTIEYNGKKVDITAMLDTGNGLYTPVGRKPVVIVNQGALEPILSEGVVTYLRENSPDLWLTNLTQCTDIRWLDRTQIIPYHAIGSRSMLLAFKADCLLVASKSELIEVHDVIIAIYNGALSGDGRYAGLLHPQIINELYKKEGASVCA, from the coding sequence GTGTATATATATGCGGATGTGCTTTTTATTATCAATATAATGATGAATAGTTCGATACTGTTGTTGACGGCTTGGACAGCAGGAATTACATACAAAATATGGCGTATTCTGTTAGCAGCCGCAATTGGAAGTTGCTATGTCTTATTTAGTATGTTAGCGAACGCTGATATCTTAAATACAGCGTTCGTTAAGATAGCAATGTCCCTATTGTTAGTTCTGATATCTTTTGGTTATCAATCTAGACGTAAATTACTTTTACTTTTAGGATCTTTTTATATTGTATCCTTTATTTTAGGAGGAGCAATCGTTGGATGGCTATATTTTTGGCACACTAATCATCATATGGACACCTTCACAACAGTGCTTATGAAACTCTCTTGGGAAAATTTACTATTTGGAGGGTGCCTGGGTATTTTCTTAATTGTTAGCATTGTGCGAAGCATGCTGCTTGGTAAGAAACATTGCCAAAACTTATATCAGACAACAATTGAATATAACGGCAAAAAGGTTGACATTACTGCAATGCTCGATACAGGTAATGGATTATATACACCAGTAGGTCGCAAACCTGTAGTCATTGTTAACCAAGGTGCCTTGGAGCCAATTTTAAGTGAGGGAGTGGTAACTTATCTACGAGAAAATAGTCCTGATCTTTGGCTAACGAATCTAACCCAATGCACCGATATAAGGTGGCTGGACCGCACTCAAATTATTCCCTACCACGCAATTGGTAGTCGTAGCATGTTGTTGGCTTTTAAAGCAGACTGTTTATTAGTGGCGAGCAAGTCAGAATTAATAGAAGTTCATGATGTGATTATTGCTATTTATAATGGTGCTTTGTCTGGGGATGGGAGATATGCTGGGTTGCTGCATCCTCAGATAATAAATGAACTATACAAAAAAGAGGGGGCAAGTGTATGCGCATGA
- a CDS encoding ParB/RepB/Spo0J family partition protein: protein MKEKKVGIKELLGLDKPINENIKPNVKNESDPFEIIKVSVFDIVPNPNNRYNVNDILDLKDSIELFGGVQQNLILKPIEGTKKYEAIAGHRRRLACIALVEEGKEKYEFVPATLKTNFESIKERILLIHTNSTARVLSDWEKTEQLKELKILFAEYKKEHNLPGRIQELLAETLNISKTQVGRYERIDSNLTEEYKEEFKKGDINFSTAAELATLSVADQKAVYQDHKEKGTTKLKDVQKAKRKPDELVIENSQITINAAKKIKGNLEQRLSIAEHDRKNETGEKTENTEYIRLLNLCIKTVDKEVFAVMGANMFQE, encoded by the coding sequence TTGAAAGAAAAGAAAGTGGGCATTAAAGAATTATTAGGACTTGACAAGCCAATCAACGAAAATATTAAACCAAATGTAAAAAACGAATCAGATCCTTTTGAAATTATAAAAGTTAGTGTATTTGATATAGTTCCAAATCCAAACAATCGATATAACGTAAACGATATTTTAGACCTGAAAGATAGTATTGAACTCTTTGGCGGAGTACAGCAAAATCTCATTCTAAAACCGATAGAGGGTACTAAAAAATATGAAGCTATAGCAGGGCATAGGCGGAGACTTGCATGTATAGCCCTAGTAGAAGAGGGAAAGGAAAAATATGAATTTGTACCAGCAACATTAAAAACTAATTTTGAGAGCATTAAAGAAAGAATTTTATTAATACATACTAACTCTACAGCTCGTGTCCTATCAGACTGGGAAAAGACTGAGCAATTAAAAGAATTAAAAATATTATTCGCTGAATATAAAAAAGAACATAATCTACCAGGACGCATTCAGGAATTGCTTGCCGAAACGTTAAACATATCCAAAACACAAGTAGGCAGATATGAACGGATTGATAGTAATTTAACCGAAGAATACAAAGAAGAATTTAAAAAAGGTGATATAAATTTCTCTACTGCTGCGGAGCTTGCAACCCTTTCAGTGGCAGATCAAAAGGCAGTATATCAAGACCACAAAGAAAAAGGCACAACGAAATTAAAAGATGTGCAAAAAGCCAAGCGTAAACCAGATGAATTGGTCATAGAAAATTCACAAATAACGATCAATGCAGCTAAAAAGATAAAAGGGAATTTAGAACAAAGATTAAGCATAGCCGAGCATGACCGAAAGAATGAAACAGGAGAAAAGACAGAAAACACTGAGTATATAAGGCTTTTAAATCTTTGCATAAAGACAGTAGATAAAGAAGTCTTCGCCGTCATGGGAGCAAACATGTTTCAAGAATGA
- a CDS encoding terminase gpA endonuclease subunit, with product MKSTTSSKVIAATERTRQGRVKPNWSDIEKQAWKPPERLTVSEWSDKYRILDGKTSNEAGPWRTERTPYLREIMDQYNEPEVEEIVFCKASQIGGTEALMNVLGYIVDQDPSPTIIIYPIDDLAEWTSENRIQPMLEKSPALKEKFIKNKSSKCELQFPGMYAALIGSNSPADLATRPCRYIIFDETDKFPQFAGREAGPIPLAKERTKTYKNNRKILYCSTPTLITGAIWQELLDCDVIRDYHVPCPHCGHEQTLKLKGIKWPKGSTAKTAKDTAWYECEQCNGVINDNHKLNMLKAGKWKNRQYTVNTVRKVGFHINSIYSPWLTFGDVAAEFIKSKPFPEKFMNFVNSWLGEPWKDEVSENKSADLLKQQHQWERGIVPDGTQLITAGVDIQLNHFWYEIKAWGPYVTGKLIEYGRIENWFELEQVIIDQKYCNEDGEPFIVNLAAIDSGFRTDEVYEFCSRFPEVCRPVKGSSKRLTAPYSVTNIDKDGYGGLKLWIVDGHFFKDMLFGRMRKDPTDHGSWSIFKDCPEEYVDHLTSEQKVTLKDKRTGEITEEWQKITSGSANHLLDCAVYSAAAAEMCRVRYLRPIKDEENDIDEEKPATQNSGGWFSNTSNWFNR from the coding sequence ATGAAGTCTACTACCTCCTCGAAAGTTATAGCCGCGACGGAGCGTACACGCCAAGGAAGGGTAAAACCTAACTGGTCTGATATTGAGAAACAAGCATGGAAACCACCAGAACGACTGACAGTATCCGAGTGGTCAGATAAATATAGAATTCTCGATGGTAAAACATCAAATGAAGCTGGGCCGTGGAGAACTGAACGTACCCCTTATCTAAGGGAGATTATGGATCAGTATAATGAGCCTGAAGTCGAGGAGATAGTATTCTGCAAAGCTTCACAGATCGGCGGTACTGAGGCTCTTATGAATGTGCTAGGGTATATCGTTGACCAGGACCCAAGCCCAACAATTATCATATACCCTATTGACGATCTCGCAGAATGGACCAGTGAAAACAGAATACAACCAATGCTGGAAAAATCACCTGCATTGAAAGAGAAATTTATAAAAAATAAGTCCAGTAAATGTGAATTGCAATTTCCAGGAATGTACGCAGCGTTGATTGGATCTAATAGTCCAGCTGATTTGGCAACGCGTCCATGCCGATATATTATTTTTGATGAGACGGATAAATTTCCTCAGTTTGCTGGTCGCGAAGCTGGTCCAATACCACTAGCCAAAGAACGTACTAAAACATATAAAAATAATCGAAAGATATTATATTGTTCTACGCCTACACTAATTACAGGAGCTATTTGGCAGGAATTACTTGACTGTGATGTAATCCGGGATTACCACGTTCCATGTCCGCATTGTGGACATGAACAGACATTGAAATTAAAGGGTATTAAATGGCCAAAAGGATCGACAGCAAAAACTGCTAAAGATACAGCCTGGTACGAGTGTGAGCAGTGTAATGGAGTTATAAATGATAATCATAAATTAAATATGCTTAAAGCAGGCAAATGGAAAAACCGACAATACACCGTGAATACGGTAAGGAAGGTCGGCTTTCATATTAATAGTATCTATTCACCGTGGTTGACATTTGGTGATGTGGCAGCAGAATTTATTAAGTCAAAGCCATTTCCTGAAAAATTTATGAACTTTGTAAATTCTTGGTTAGGTGAACCATGGAAAGATGAAGTTAGCGAAAATAAGTCAGCTGATTTATTAAAACAACAACATCAATGGGAACGTGGCATTGTTCCCGATGGAACTCAACTCATAACCGCAGGAGTTGATATTCAATTAAATCACTTTTGGTATGAAATCAAAGCTTGGGGACCATATGTAACGGGTAAGCTAATAGAGTATGGGAGGATAGAAAATTGGTTTGAGTTAGAACAGGTTATAATTGATCAGAAATATTGCAATGAAGATGGTGAGCCGTTCATCGTTAATCTAGCAGCTATTGACTCGGGTTTTAGAACTGATGAAGTATATGAATTCTGTTCACGATTTCCTGAAGTATGCAGGCCCGTTAAAGGTTCATCAAAACGTCTGACAGCACCATATAGCGTAACAAATATTGATAAAGATGGATATGGTGGACTAAAGTTATGGATTGTAGATGGACACTTTTTCAAAGATATGTTATTTGGTAGGATGCGTAAAGACCCTACAGACCATGGAAGTTGGAGCATATTTAAAGATTGCCCTGAAGAATATGTTGATCACTTAACTAGTGAGCAGAAAGTCACGTTGAAGGATAAACGAACAGGGGAAATAACAGAGGAATGGCAAAAGATAACTAGTGGATCTGCTAATCACTTGCTTGACTGCGCAGTTTATTCTGCTGCCGCTGCTGAAATGTGCAGAGTGAGATACTTGCGACCGATTAAAGATGAAGAAAATGATATTGACGAAGAAAAACCAGCTACTCAAAATTCGGGTGGCTGGTTTTCTAATACTAGTAATTGGTTTAATAGGTAA
- a CDS encoding recombinase family protein, translating to MFIINVIYARVSTEEQKTGYSIDAQLKSAKDRYASMGITDVVNFVDDGYSGEFIERPALDRLRQSIRDKTVSRIMFYDPDRMSRNLTVQLILADEIEKAGIELLFVTGDYDASPEGRLFFSMKGAISAYEKAKIRERTMSGKRAKARKGKLTFNDRALGYDYDYTICNYIINEEEAKTVKLIYDIYLSENLGTISLAIKLKAMGIKSKKGKDFSGGTVYRILKNEMYAGTKQAFKIYEKKISQYKTQKIARDPSEWIPIEVPAIVTRDQWERVQERLIENKLLAARKVKHDYLLRGKIICGHCGYAMIGITSNKKNNTYHYYSCSSKNVYKRPCDSRLLRSDEYDELVWDELVYIAENNIEITDKKTEIVDNEKIKKHIDTLRQRQSALTKWVTDGTIEIEAADQQLQTIKKEIDISQSMLKEKQPKKTTFNPAAILEAITFEQKRKAILDSGLKFILKKGDIVIDY from the coding sequence GTGTTTATTATTAATGTTATATATGCTCGGGTATCGACAGAAGAACAAAAGACAGGTTATTCTATTGATGCCCAACTAAAATCAGCTAAAGACCGTTATGCATCAATGGGAATAACAGATGTAGTAAATTTTGTTGATGACGGTTATTCTGGCGAATTTATTGAACGTCCAGCATTGGACAGGCTACGCCAAAGCATCAGGGATAAAACCGTGAGTAGGATAATGTTTTATGATCCTGACCGCATGAGTCGTAATTTAACAGTGCAGCTTATACTTGCCGATGAAATTGAAAAAGCAGGAATTGAATTGCTATTTGTGACTGGAGATTACGACGCTTCTCCAGAAGGACGTTTATTCTTTAGTATGAAAGGAGCAATTTCAGCATACGAAAAAGCTAAAATTAGAGAACGTACTATGAGCGGTAAAAGAGCAAAAGCAAGAAAAGGTAAACTTACTTTTAATGATCGTGCTTTGGGTTACGATTATGATTACACTATTTGCAACTATATTATAAATGAGGAAGAAGCTAAAACAGTTAAGCTAATTTATGATATTTACTTAAGTGAGAACTTAGGAACAATATCACTTGCAATAAAATTAAAAGCAATGGGAATAAAATCTAAAAAAGGTAAAGATTTTTCTGGAGGGACTGTGTACCGAATTTTAAAAAATGAGATGTATGCAGGAACAAAGCAAGCTTTTAAAATCTATGAGAAAAAAATTAGCCAATATAAGACTCAGAAAATAGCACGTGATCCTTCTGAATGGATACCAATCGAAGTCCCTGCAATCGTCACTCGTGATCAATGGGAACGCGTTCAAGAAAGATTAATAGAAAATAAGTTGTTAGCAGCACGTAAGGTTAAACACGACTATTTATTGCGCGGAAAGATTATTTGTGGACATTGTGGATACGCCATGATTGGCATTACTAGCAACAAAAAAAATAACACCTACCATTACTACTCTTGTTCATCAAAAAACGTCTATAAGCGTCCTTGCGACTCTAGGCTCCTAAGGTCAGATGAGTACGACGAGTTAGTATGGGACGAATTAGTTTATATTGCAGAAAACAATATAGAAATTACAGATAAAAAGACTGAAATTGTAGATAATGAAAAAATTAAAAAACATATCGATACATTAAGGCAAAGACAGTCCGCTTTAACAAAATGGGTAACGGATGGAACTATTGAAATAGAAGCTGCAGATCAGCAGTTACAAACTATAAAAAAGGAAATAGACATATCTCAATCTATGCTTAAAGAAAAGCAACCAAAGAAAACAACTTTTAACCCTGCTGCGATCTTGGAAGCTATAACCTTTGAGCAAAAAAGAAAAGCAATCTTGGATAGTGGTCTTAAATTCATATTAAAGAAAGGAGATATTGTTATTGATTATTAA
- a CDS encoding helix-turn-helix domain-containing protein, whose translation MENNIRKIRLSQTDKNLRSGNKIAALLGITPQYYYNLETGRDGKRLNIDHITKLAKIFNVSTDELLADSIVIDNFENVDDKLMKLVLNEENAPYIVLSAKAREKGLSPETLEKLIDLWASK comes from the coding sequence ATGGAAAACAATATAAGAAAAATTAGATTGTCCCAAACAGATAAAAATTTAAGGTCTGGCAATAAGATAGCTGCTTTGCTTGGTATTACGCCTCAGTATTACTACAATTTAGAGACTGGAAGAGACGGTAAACGGCTAAATATTGATCATATTACCAAGCTGGCGAAGATATTTAATGTTTCTACTGACGAGTTATTAGCAGATAGTATCGTAATTGATAATTTTGAAAACGTAGATGATAAACTAATGAAACTTGTCCTTAATGAAGAAAATGCACCTTACATTGTATTAAGTGCAAAAGCTAGAGAAAAAGGGCTTTCTCCTGAAACCCTTGAAAAGTTAATAGATTTATGGGCATCAAAGTAA
- a CDS encoding helix-turn-helix domain-containing protein: MTLYQWRRFTFKKKLRIESLRIQNGLTIRGLAELSGVSKTAIGDIATGVKTSINKKQVQGFCKAFNCNPEDLFE; the protein is encoded by the coding sequence TTGACTTTATACCAGTGGAGGCGGTTTACTTTCAAGAAAAAACTCAGAATAGAGTCCCTTCGCATTCAAAACGGACTTACCATAAGGGGACTTGCTGAGTTGTCAGGTGTCTCTAAGACGGCAATTGGTGATATTGCAACAGGTGTAAAAACATCTATTAATAAAAAACAAGTGCAAGGATTTTGTAAGGCGTTTAATTGCAATCCTGAAGACTTGTTTGAGTGA